From a single Micromonospora sp. WMMD1102 genomic region:
- a CDS encoding LacI family DNA-binding transcriptional regulator, whose protein sequence is MRARLADIAQQAEVSEATVSRVLNDRPGVAPETRQAVLTALDVLGYERPARLRKRSAGLVGLVVPELENPIFPAFAQVVESGLAQAGYTSVLCTQTPGGVTEDEYVEMLLDRQVSGIVFVSGLHADTAADPGRYRTLIARPMPIVLVNGYQPNLPAPFVSCDDREAGELAVAHLVALGHRRIGLITGPDRFVPVQRKVAGFKAAMKRLVGPTDAELAELAELSLFGVEGGEVAAARLLDRGVTGLVCGSDLMALGAIRAARQRGLSVPADLSVVGYDDSPLMAFTDPPLTTMRQPVTAMAVAAVRALVDEIHGHAAPHSEYIFRPELVVRGSTAVAPGLLGKPARQPRPSADLPLPV, encoded by the coding sequence ATGCGTGCACGACTGGCCGACATCGCCCAGCAGGCCGAGGTGAGTGAGGCCACGGTGTCGCGGGTGCTCAACGACCGCCCCGGGGTGGCGCCGGAGACCCGGCAGGCCGTACTCACCGCCCTCGACGTTCTCGGCTACGAACGGCCGGCCCGGCTGCGCAAGCGCAGCGCCGGACTGGTCGGTCTGGTGGTGCCGGAGCTGGAGAACCCGATCTTCCCGGCCTTCGCCCAGGTCGTCGAGTCGGGGCTGGCACAGGCCGGCTACACCTCGGTGCTCTGCACCCAGACGCCGGGCGGGGTCACCGAGGACGAGTACGTCGAGATGCTGCTCGACCGGCAGGTCTCCGGGATCGTCTTCGTCTCCGGCCTGCACGCCGACACCGCCGCCGACCCGGGCCGCTACCGTACGCTCATCGCCCGGCCGATGCCGATCGTGCTGGTCAACGGCTACCAGCCCAACCTGCCGGCGCCCTTCGTCTCCTGCGACGACCGGGAGGCCGGCGAACTGGCCGTCGCCCACCTGGTCGCGCTCGGGCACCGCCGGATCGGCCTGATCACCGGGCCGGACCGGTTCGTGCCGGTGCAGCGCAAGGTGGCCGGCTTCAAGGCGGCCATGAAGCGGCTGGTCGGGCCGACCGACGCCGAGCTGGCCGAGCTGGCCGAGCTGTCGCTGTTCGGTGTGGAGGGTGGCGAGGTGGCCGCCGCCCGGCTGCTCGACCGGGGCGTGACCGGGCTGGTCTGCGGCTCCGACCTGATGGCGCTCGGCGCGATCCGGGCGGCCCGGCAGCGCGGCCTGTCGGTGCCGGCCGACCTCTCCGTGGTCGGCTACGACGACTCGCCGCTGATGGCGTTCACCGATCCGCCGCTGACCACGATGCGGCAGCCGGTCACCGCGATGGCGGTGGCGGCGGTACGCGCCCTGGTCGACGAGATCCACGGGCACGCCGCGCCGCACTCGGAGTACATCTTCCGGCCCGAGCTGGTGGTGCGCGGCTCGACCGCGGTCGCACCGGGACTGCTCGGCAAGCCGGCGCGGCAGCCCCGCCCCTCGGCCGACCTGCCGCTGCCGGTCTGA
- a CDS encoding extracellular solute-binding protein, with the protein MRRTARGMAVLACTTLALTLAACGDDDSAGESGRTTDPAALKAELTWWDTSDPKNEGPAFQQLIAKFNQVYPNVKINYQSVPFGEAQNKFKTAAQAKTGAPDILRAEVAWVPEFASLGHLYVLDDSDLTSDQADYLETLQYAGKYEAKTYSVPQVTDSLALLYNKELLKEAGITAAPKTWADLRTAALAVERKTGADGIYLNPAGYFLLPFMYGEGGDLVDARAKKIMVDSSRNIVALDIAKDLIASGAAPKPAANDAYGTMMTLFKEKKVAMILNGPWEVNNIRSAPTFGGLENLGIAPVPAGSIRSSAPMGGHSYVIWSGMPQEKVEAAVAFIRFMNSTESQGFLAERLGLLPTRKSAYELDAVRNNPVVTAFRPVVESAMERPWIPEGGQLFGPLDQLATQVLVQNKDPKAALDEVARKYKAEVVPSYGR; encoded by the coding sequence ATGCGTCGGACAGCCAGAGGGATGGCCGTGCTCGCCTGCACGACCCTTGCCCTGACGCTCGCCGCCTGCGGCGACGACGACAGCGCGGGCGAGTCGGGGCGGACGACCGATCCCGCAGCCCTGAAGGCGGAACTCACCTGGTGGGACACCTCGGACCCGAAGAACGAGGGACCGGCGTTCCAGCAGCTCATCGCGAAGTTCAACCAGGTGTACCCGAACGTGAAGATCAACTATCAGTCGGTGCCCTTCGGCGAGGCCCAGAACAAGTTCAAGACCGCCGCCCAGGCCAAGACCGGCGCCCCGGACATCCTGCGGGCCGAGGTGGCCTGGGTGCCGGAGTTCGCCTCGCTCGGCCACCTCTACGTGCTGGACGACTCCGACCTCACCAGCGACCAGGCCGACTACCTCGAGACGCTGCAGTACGCGGGTAAGTACGAGGCCAAGACGTACAGCGTGCCGCAGGTGACCGACTCGCTCGCGCTGCTCTACAACAAGGAGCTGCTCAAGGAGGCCGGCATCACCGCCGCGCCGAAGACCTGGGCCGACCTGAGGACCGCGGCGCTGGCGGTCGAGCGGAAGACCGGAGCCGACGGCATCTACCTCAACCCGGCCGGCTACTTCCTGCTGCCCTTCATGTACGGCGAGGGCGGCGACCTGGTCGACGCCAGGGCCAAGAAGATCATGGTCGACTCCTCGCGGAACATCGTCGCGCTGGACATCGCCAAGGACCTGATCGCCAGCGGTGCGGCGCCGAAGCCGGCCGCCAACGACGCGTACGGGACGATGATGACCCTCTTCAAGGAGAAGAAGGTCGCGATGATCCTGAACGGCCCGTGGGAGGTCAACAACATCAGGAGCGCGCCGACCTTCGGCGGCCTGGAGAACCTCGGTATCGCCCCGGTTCCGGCCGGCTCGATCAGGTCGTCCGCGCCGATGGGCGGGCACAGCTACGTGATCTGGTCCGGCATGCCGCAGGAGAAGGTCGAGGCGGCGGTCGCGTTCATCAGGTTCATGAACTCCACGGAGTCGCAGGGCTTCCTCGCCGAGCGGCTCGGGCTGCTGCCGACCCGCAAGTCGGCGTACGAACTCGACGCGGTGCGGAACAACCCGGTCGTCACGGCGTTCCGGCCGGTGGTCGAGTCGGCGATGGAGCGGCCGTGGATCCCCGAGGGCGGCCAGCTGTTCGGCCCGCTCGACCAGCTCGCCACCCAGGTGCTGGTGCAGAACAAGGACCCGAAGGCGGCCCTGGACGAGGTCGCCCGGAAGTACAAGGCCGAGGTCGTGCCGTCGTACGGAAGGTGA
- a CDS encoding sugar ABC transporter permease produces MSILTAGPAPAPAPPGDRPAGPSRLRRSWDKHWYAWAMVLPVVLVLAVLVFYPLARGIWLSLTNLTEANQLAEICRKSLTGGEICTENPNRWEFVGLDNYARVLTGEVGEFWQWTGVTLIWTSVCVVFHFGLGLGLATMLNRPMRLRGLYRVLLVLPWAVPAFVSAFAWKFIFNERFGLANSLLTAVGIDPVDWFANRWTSLFTAIVTNIWLGVPFMMVALLGGMQTIPGELYEAAEIDGASPWQRFVHITLPGLRPVSMTVLLLGTIWTFNMFPIIFLVTEGQPAGQTDILVTGAYLAAFEGIRNYSLASTYGVLILSILLVFSVFYRRAMRKQGEVW; encoded by the coding sequence ATGAGCATCCTGACCGCCGGCCCGGCGCCGGCGCCCGCGCCGCCCGGAGACCGGCCCGCCGGCCCGTCCCGGCTGCGCCGAAGCTGGGACAAGCACTGGTACGCCTGGGCGATGGTGCTGCCCGTCGTGCTGGTACTCGCGGTACTGGTCTTCTATCCGCTGGCCCGCGGCATCTGGCTCTCGCTCACCAACCTGACCGAGGCGAACCAGCTGGCCGAGATCTGCCGGAAGTCGCTCACCGGCGGCGAGATCTGCACGGAGAACCCGAACCGATGGGAGTTCGTCGGGCTGGACAACTACGCCCGGGTGCTCACCGGTGAGGTCGGCGAGTTCTGGCAGTGGACCGGGGTCACGCTGATCTGGACCTCGGTCTGCGTGGTCTTCCACTTCGGGCTCGGGCTGGGCCTGGCGACCATGCTGAACCGGCCGATGCGGCTGCGCGGGCTCTACCGGGTGCTGCTGGTGCTGCCCTGGGCGGTGCCGGCCTTCGTCAGCGCGTTCGCCTGGAAGTTCATCTTCAACGAGCGGTTCGGACTGGCCAACTCGCTGCTGACCGCCGTCGGGATCGACCCGGTCGACTGGTTCGCCAACCGGTGGACCTCGCTGTTCACCGCGATCGTCACGAACATCTGGCTCGGGGTGCCGTTCATGATGGTCGCCCTGCTCGGCGGGATGCAGACCATCCCCGGCGAACTCTACGAGGCGGCCGAGATCGACGGCGCCAGCCCGTGGCAGCGGTTCGTCCACATCACCCTGCCCGGCCTGCGCCCGGTCAGCATGACCGTGCTGCTGCTCGGCACCATCTGGACCTTCAACATGTTCCCGATCATCTTCCTGGTGACCGAGGGGCAGCCGGCCGGCCAGACCGACATCCTGGTCACCGGCGCCTACCTGGCCGCCTTCGAGGGGATCCGGAACTACTCGCTCGCCTCGACGTACGGCGTGCTGATCCTGTCGATCCTGCTCGTCTTCTCGGTCTTCTACCGGCGGGCGATGCGCAAACAGGGTGAGGTGTGGTGA
- a CDS encoding sugar ABC transporter permease, whose product MNRSVRTGRSPLRSVGLHATLIVAALIAVGPIVWVLLSSFKPGYAVQSSELTLVKDPTLANYAYVLTETRFLRWFGNSVLVAAFTMLFGIFFAATTGYAVSRFNFPGRRPLMTVFLVTQMFPVAILIVPIYMIMARFGLINTPSSLIIANLTIAVPFCAWMLKGYFDSIPTALDEAAALDGCGPFGTFWRVVLPLARPALAVTGFYAFLTAWGEVAYASAFIQEDRNFTLAYGLRQFVPQFNPQWEYLTSAAVLVTIPAGLVFLYAQRHLVSGLTGGGTKG is encoded by the coding sequence ATGAACCGATCCGTGCGTACCGGCCGGAGCCCGCTGCGGTCGGTGGGGCTGCACGCCACGCTGATCGTCGCCGCGCTGATCGCGGTCGGCCCGATCGTCTGGGTGCTGCTCTCCTCCTTCAAACCCGGGTACGCGGTGCAGAGCAGCGAGCTGACCCTGGTCAAGGACCCGACGCTGGCGAACTACGCGTACGTGCTGACCGAAACCCGGTTCCTGCGCTGGTTCGGCAACTCCGTACTCGTCGCCGCCTTCACCATGCTCTTCGGGATCTTCTTCGCCGCCACCACCGGGTACGCGGTCTCCCGGTTCAACTTCCCCGGCCGGCGACCACTGATGACGGTCTTCCTGGTCACCCAGATGTTCCCGGTCGCCATCCTGATCGTGCCGATCTACATGATCATGGCCCGGTTCGGTCTGATCAACACCCCCAGTTCGCTGATCATCGCCAACCTGACCATCGCGGTGCCGTTCTGCGCCTGGATGCTCAAGGGCTACTTCGACTCCATCCCGACCGCGCTGGACGAGGCGGCGGCACTCGACGGCTGCGGCCCGTTCGGCACCTTCTGGCGGGTGGTGCTGCCGCTGGCCCGGCCGGCGCTGGCCGTCACCGGCTTCTACGCCTTCCTCACCGCCTGGGGCGAGGTCGCGTACGCCTCCGCGTTCATCCAGGAGGACCGCAACTTCACCCTGGCGTACGGGCTCCGGCAGTTCGTGCCGCAGTTCAACCCGCAGTGGGAGTACCTCACCTCGGCGGCGGTACTCGTCACCATCCCGGCCGGGCTGGTCTTCCTCTACGCACAGCGGCACCTGGTCTCCGGGCTGACCGGCGGCGGGACCAAGGGATGA
- a CDS encoding glycoside hydrolase family 13 protein yields the protein MTAPTVGGRPRPHHDGSALHVPEQAPALGDTVAVFLRVPESSPASRVYLRGTPDGEPRFTPARVDRRAGGEVWWRAEVEVRNPVTNYRFLVVGADGRQRWVNALGDFGHDVPDNTDFRLVAYDPPPAWARDAVVYQIFPDRFARSAAADARQVPDWAIPCDWDRTPVVGRGPETPYQFYGGDLDGVAERLDHLDRLGVNTVYLTPIFPARSNHRYDAATFDAVDPLLGGDAALARLAAAVHDRGWRLLGDITSNHTGDSHRWFVDAISDVDSPERDLYYFDASGDYESWLGVKSLPKLNWGSPELRRRFLTGPDPVLARWLRPPYGLDGWRVDVANMTGRRGRDAYTHEVAAALRAAVTATRPDALVVAEHGHDFTGDLDADGWQGTMNYAGFCRPVWSWLRHDALDLPDFLGVPGGVPGRAGPEVLATMRAFGALVSWRALTHSWLLLGSHDSARIRTVVGDAARQEVAVGLLCTLPGTPMIFAGDELGLTGRNGEDSRTPMPWRRPESWDGETFERYRALVGLRRSVPALRHGGLRWAYADADSLVFLRESPTESVLVLARRASGEPVRLAGFAEAGSEAANLHGGAPALRPDPDGGLTLPGDGPTFQVWRLG from the coding sequence ATGACCGCGCCCACCGTGGGCGGCCGGCCCCGACCGCACCACGACGGCTCGGCGCTGCACGTCCCGGAGCAGGCCCCGGCGCTCGGCGACACCGTCGCGGTCTTCCTGCGGGTGCCGGAGTCGTCCCCGGCCAGCCGGGTCTACCTGCGCGGCACCCCGGACGGCGAACCGCGGTTCACCCCGGCGAGGGTGGACCGGCGCGCCGGCGGCGAGGTCTGGTGGCGGGCCGAGGTCGAGGTGCGCAACCCGGTCACCAACTACCGGTTCCTGGTGGTCGGGGCGGACGGGCGGCAGCGCTGGGTCAACGCGCTCGGCGACTTCGGCCACGACGTACCCGACAACACCGACTTCCGGCTGGTGGCGTACGACCCGCCGCCGGCCTGGGCGCGGGACGCGGTGGTCTACCAGATCTTTCCCGACCGGTTCGCCCGGTCCGCCGCCGCCGACGCCCGGCAGGTGCCGGACTGGGCGATCCCGTGCGACTGGGACCGGACCCCGGTGGTCGGCCGGGGGCCGGAGACGCCGTACCAGTTCTACGGCGGCGACCTGGACGGGGTGGCCGAGCGGCTGGACCACCTCGACCGGCTCGGGGTGAACACCGTCTACCTGACCCCGATCTTCCCGGCCCGCTCCAACCACCGGTACGACGCCGCCACCTTCGACGCCGTCGACCCGCTGCTCGGCGGCGACGCCGCGCTGGCCCGGCTCGCCGCCGCCGTGCACGACCGGGGCTGGCGGCTGCTCGGGGACATCACCAGCAACCACACCGGGGACAGCCACCGGTGGTTCGTCGACGCGATCTCCGACGTCGACTCCCCGGAACGCGACCTGTACTACTTCGACGCCAGCGGCGACTACGAGTCCTGGCTCGGCGTGAAGTCGCTGCCGAAGCTGAACTGGGGCAGCCCGGAACTGCGGCGGCGCTTCCTGACCGGCCCGGACCCGGTGCTGGCCCGCTGGCTGCGCCCGCCGTACGGGCTGGACGGCTGGCGGGTGGACGTGGCGAACATGACCGGCCGGCGCGGCCGGGACGCGTACACCCACGAGGTGGCGGCGGCGCTGCGGGCGGCGGTCACCGCGACCCGACCGGACGCGCTCGTGGTGGCCGAGCACGGGCACGACTTCACCGGCGACCTGGACGCCGACGGCTGGCAGGGCACCATGAACTACGCCGGGTTCTGCCGTCCGGTGTGGAGCTGGCTGCGGCACGACGCGCTGGACCTGCCGGACTTCCTCGGCGTGCCGGGCGGGGTGCCCGGACGGGCCGGGCCGGAGGTGCTGGCCACCATGCGGGCCTTCGGCGCGCTCGTCTCGTGGCGGGCGCTCACCCACTCGTGGCTGCTGCTCGGGTCGCACGACTCGGCCCGGATCCGCACCGTGGTCGGCGACGCCGCCCGGCAGGAGGTCGCGGTCGGGCTGCTCTGCACGCTGCCCGGAACACCGATGATCTTCGCGGGCGACGAGCTGGGGCTGACCGGGCGCAACGGCGAGGACTCGCGTACCCCGATGCCGTGGCGGCGGCCGGAGAGCTGGGACGGGGAGACCTTCGAGCGGTACCGCGCCCTGGTCGGGCTGCGCCGGTCGGTGCCGGCGCTGCGGCACGGCGGCCTGCGCTGGGCGTACGCCGACGCGGACAGCCTGGTCTTCCTGCGCGAGTCGCCGACGGAGTCGGTGCTGGTGCTGGCCCGGCGCGCGTCCGGCGAACCGGTCCGGCTGGCCGGGTTCGCCGAAGCCGGGTCGGAGGCGGCGAACCTGCACGGCGGGGCGCCCGCGCTCCGCCCGGACCCGGACGGCGGGCTGACCCTGCCCGGCGACGGACCGACCTTCCAGGTGTGGCGACTGGGCTGA
- a CDS encoding DUF305 domain-containing protein — protein sequence MARSAAGGGRRPAIVFLVLVEAAAVLLALGIAGIAGSGDGRPAPRAEAPAGPTPTPTPSVLPTSAIGTAPVIQPGRPGESAQVLRPDQLTPPPGARHNAADIRFVSMMVPHHEQALEMAGLVPERAGSTGVIAVADRIRSAQQPEVEVLRGWLRDRGLDSLLGGTGHEHPTMHGMQSPEAIATLTATTGTDFDRMFVEMMSAHHQGAIAMAQEVLANGLDQQVRELARNIAFEQSVEVNRMREVLDPGSK from the coding sequence TTGGCCAGGAGCGCGGCCGGTGGCGGTCGCCGACCGGCGATCGTGTTTCTCGTGCTGGTGGAGGCGGCGGCGGTGCTGCTCGCCCTCGGCATCGCCGGGATCGCCGGCAGCGGGGACGGCCGACCGGCACCCCGGGCCGAGGCGCCGGCCGGTCCGACTCCGACACCCACACCCTCGGTGCTGCCCACCTCGGCGATCGGCACCGCCCCGGTGATCCAGCCCGGCCGGCCGGGCGAGTCGGCCCAGGTGCTCCGGCCGGACCAGCTCACCCCGCCGCCCGGCGCGCGGCACAACGCGGCCGACATCCGCTTCGTCAGCATGATGGTGCCGCACCACGAGCAGGCCCTGGAGATGGCCGGACTGGTCCCGGAGCGGGCCGGCAGCACCGGCGTGATCGCGGTCGCCGACCGGATCAGGTCCGCCCAGCAGCCCGAGGTCGAGGTGCTGCGCGGCTGGCTGCGCGACCGTGGCCTCGACTCGCTGCTCGGCGGGACCGGGCACGAGCATCCCACCATGCACGGCATGCAGAGCCCGGAGGCGATCGCCACGCTCACCGCGACCACCGGGACCGACTTCGACCGGATGTTCGTCGAGATGATGAGCGCGCACCACCAGGGCGCCATCGCGATGGCCCAGGAGGTACTCGCGAACGGCCTCGACCAGCAGGTCCGGGAACTGGCCCGGAACATCGCCTTCGAGCAGTCCGTCGAGGTCAACCGGATGCGCGAGGTACTCGACCCGGGATCGAAGTGA